The genomic DNA GGGTTTGCCCTGGACCTGGGAGAGATGAAGCCGGGGCTTAACTCGCTGGCCGTGCCGGTGTTCGGTCCCGGGGCGGCGCCCATAGGCTACATCGCCATGGTCGGCCTGTTTTCGGAACAGGAGGCCCGTGACTTCGGGCCGCAGGTGGTTGCTTCCGGGAAGTTCCTGTCGCGTCAACTGGGCGCCCGGATTGATTAATAAGGCTTCCAGCGGAGTCAAGTGGAGTTGAAGAAGCAACAAGGAGGCACGGTGGAAATGGTGACGAAGAGAAGGAAAAAATCCGTAAGCAGGGACGTCCGTTTTTTCGTCAACGGAACACCCGTGGTATTGGAGATCGGCAGCCAGCCCCATCAGCTGGAAACATCGCACACTCTGGCCCATACCCTGAGAGAGACACTGGGCCTGGTCGGCACCAAGGTGACTTGCGACAACGGGGCTTGCGGATCCTGCACCGTTCTTATGGATGGGAAGGCGGTCCTTTCCTGCATGACCCTGACGATCGAGTGCCAGGGGAAGAGTATAACGACCATCGAGGGGCTGCGTGATTTCGAGACCGGTCGTCTCGACCCCCTGCAGCAGTCTTTCATCGATCATACGGCTTTTCAGTGCGGCTTTTGCACGCCGGGGATGATTCTGAGCGCAAAGGCGCTCCTCAACGAAAATCCATCCCCAAGGGAAGAAGAGGTGAAAGAGGCTCTGTCCGGAAACTTCTGTCGCTGCATCAGCCATTACCAGGTGGTCAGGGCCGTCATGGCAGTCGCGGAAGATGGGAGCGAGAAATGACCGAATCCTATCGTTTTATCGGCAAGTCGACGCAGCGCAAGGATGCGGTGGAAGTCGTCACCGGTGCGACCCAGTACCTGAATGATATCAAGTTTCCCAACCTGCTCTACGGCAAGGTGCTCCGCAGTCCCCATCCCCATGCCTTGATCAAAAAAATCGACAAGAGCAGGGCCGAGCAGCTGCCCGGAGTCAAGGCGGTGCTGACCTGGGAGGATGTGCCGGACTGGAAAGGGGGCACGCCCCGCATCGTCCGGATTCTCGACCGAAAGGTGCGCTACGTCGGCGATGCCGTGGCGCTCGTCGCTGCCGTCACCGAGGAGATTGCCAAAGAGGCGGTGGGGTTGATCGCTGTCGAATACGAACCGCTTGCGGCCGTCTTTGACGTAGAAGAGGCGATGCGGCCGGATGCTCCCCAGCTCTACGACGAGTTGCCCGGGAACATCGTCACCCCCGGTTTTCCGGCCTACGGGCCCAAAAGCCTGAGGGAGGTCGTCACGGGAGATGTGGAGCTGGGATTTCGCGAGGCCGACGTCATTTCAGAAGGGACCTTCGGCTATGAAAACATACCCAACCCCATTCCGCCGGAGCCGCCGGGAGCGGTGGCTGTCTGGGAGGAACCGAACCGGGTGACCCTCTGGGTATCCAACCAGTCCTCCTATCTGGACAAGGTCGTTCTCTTCCACATCTTCGGCAAGAAGGTGGAGGTGAGAACTCATGGCGCGGCCTGCGGCGGCAGCTTCGGCACCAAGCTCATGTCCTGGCCGGTCCAGACCTATGCCACCCTCCTGAGCCGGGCCACAGGCCGGCCGGTAAAGCTCATCTTCACCAAGGAGGAGCATATCGCCGCCTTCGTCCTTCGGCCGGGGTCGCGGATGCAGGCCCGGATCGGCATGAAGCGGGACGGGACGGTGACGGCGGTTGCAGGCACGTGGCTGGTCGACACGGGATACTATTCGATGCTGACCCAGGCCCAGGTCGCCGTGGGGTGCGGGGAGGTGCAGCTCATGACCCGCTGCGCCAACTGGGATCTGAGGACCTCCATCGTCTGCACCAATCGCAATGCCTCCGGCGGGGTCAGAGGATTCGGCGGCCAGGAGTTGAAATGCTCCTTCATTCCGCTCCTCTGCCAGGCGATGGAAAAGATCAACCTCGATCCGTTGGAGTTCATCAAGAAGAACTACGTCAAGCCGGGGGACGGCTACTTCTGGCGTGACGGGGCCTGGTACACCTACCGGGGAATCGACTATTCGGATGCCATGGAGCAGGGGGCCCGGCGCTTCGGCTGGCAGGAAAATTGGAAGGGCTGGCTTCAGCCCAGCGCGGTGGACGGCAGCAGGCGAAGGGGAGTCGGGGTCGGCGTCCATGGCAATGCCGACATCGGCGAGGACTCGTCGGAAGCCTATGTGCGTTTGCATCCCGACGGGACGGCCATTCTCTTCTCCTGCATCACCGAGCACGGCACCGGTCAGCGCAGCAACTATGTCAAGATGGTGGCCGAGGTGCTGCAGTTGCCCATGGAGCAGATCTCGGTCACCCCAGCCGATTCGCTGACCAATCCCTTCGAGTTCGGACCGGTCGGCTCCCGCGGTACCTACGCCATCGGCAGCGCCGCCATCAAGGCGGCCGAAGACGCCAGGAAAAAGCTCCTTGAACTTGCCGCGCCCCTTCTTGCGGCGAACCCCGAGGATCTGGAGACCGCGGACGGGGT from Desulfuromonas sp. TF includes the following:
- a CDS encoding (2Fe-2S)-binding protein, yielding MVTKRRKKSVSRDVRFFVNGTPVVLEIGSQPHQLETSHTLAHTLRETLGLVGTKVTCDNGACGSCTVLMDGKAVLSCMTLTIECQGKSITTIEGLRDFETGRLDPLQQSFIDHTAFQCGFCTPGMILSAKALLNENPSPREEEVKEALSGNFCRCISHYQVVRAVMAVAEDGSEK
- a CDS encoding xanthine dehydrogenase family protein molybdopterin-binding subunit, with translation MTESYRFIGKSTQRKDAVEVVTGATQYLNDIKFPNLLYGKVLRSPHPHALIKKIDKSRAEQLPGVKAVLTWEDVPDWKGGTPRIVRILDRKVRYVGDAVALVAAVTEEIAKEAVGLIAVEYEPLAAVFDVEEAMRPDAPQLYDELPGNIVTPGFPAYGPKSLREVVTGDVELGFREADVISEGTFGYENIPNPIPPEPPGAVAVWEEPNRVTLWVSNQSSYLDKVVLFHIFGKKVEVRTHGAACGGSFGTKLMSWPVQTYATLLSRATGRPVKLIFTKEEHIAAFVLRPGSRMQARIGMKRDGTVTAVAGTWLVDTGYYSMLTQAQVAVGCGEVQLMTRCANWDLRTSIVCTNRNASGGVRGFGGQELKCSFIPLLCQAMEKINLDPLEFIKKNYVKPGDGYFWRDGAWYTYRGIDYSDAMEQGARRFGWQENWKGWLQPSAVDGSRRRGVGVGVHGNADIGEDSSEAYVRLHPDGTAILFSCITEHGTGQRSNYVKMVAEVLQLPMEQISVTPADSLTNPFEFGPVGSRGTYAIGSAAIKAAEDARKKLLELAAPLLAANPEDLETADGVIFVREQPGRSVPWRAIGHERTVLGYGRFDPDFTLANCMTTFVEVEVDTETGKVDLLRVVNATDVGQIIDPPGLEGQLNGCLGSSGIDSALFEETVLDTSTGHILNANMIDYKWRTFSELPPIDNVVLETPVSSHRFKAIGVGEVATSPGPMAVLMAVSNAVGVWLHEYPVTPEKVLMALGKVAPKTRTGGGA